In Triticum urartu cultivar G1812 chromosome 6, Tu2.1, whole genome shotgun sequence, the following proteins share a genomic window:
- the LOC125514202 gene encoding uncharacterized protein LOC125514202 — protein MDGSSTCDGGGFYWSGGAFPFRLFARGKAQQVRGGSRERDKLAREEMGKGGELWDDSALVDAFDHAVATYKAMHGKNNQGAPSEKQESEDVAAAADSAAAYAAAAVAEEPVSTEVADEQTEKNDSCTNLPIGPVETPQQPCEERKTDKQAPLRETNLGKETNISESKTCFSDVTNTEGKDSSNQQTEDYNELLRKYYELEVQSQKVLEQLHQTNYWNYQTPEQSSAYQQQQVPAYIVTAPDPNSSTTQTSCCSLNAPMVSISCCSTGQQSGDSSGMLPNGGCSVSFTCDHCPGASTTYPTGAAFTQLPTKVSSDDDQVAKAAMMTAEGAMNFMRNTISGSAASFPNIGNEGGIGKENNTTLGMNLNLDTTGADSDLAVVLNAWYTAGFYTGRYLMQQSMKNPREN, from the exons GTCAGAGGAGGAAGCCGTGAGCGTGACAAGTTGGCGAGAGAGGAGATGGGGAAGGGCGGCGAGCTGTGGGACGACTCGGCGCTGGTGGACGCCTTCGACCACGCCGTCGCCACCTACAAG GCAAtgcatggcaagaacaaccaaggTGCTCCATCCGAGAAACAAGAGTCAGAAGATGTAGCTGCCGCTGCCGATTCCGCTGCCGCGTACGCTGCCGCTGCTGTTGCAGAAGAACCTGTCTCTACTGAAGTGGCAGATGA GCAAACAGAGAAAAATGACAGCTGCACTAACTTACCCATTGGTCCAGTGGAGACACCACAGCAGCCCTGTGAAGAAAGAAAGACCGATAAGCAAGCTCCTCTTCGAGAAACAAATCTGGGCAAAGAGACAAATATCTCTGAATCTAAGACATGCTTCTCAGATGTCACCAATACTGAGGGAAAGGATAGCTCAAACCAGCAGACAGAGGACTATAATGAATTACTCAGGAagtactatgaacttgaggtgcAAAGCCAGAAAGTTCTTGAGCAATTACATCAGACAAATTATTGGAATTATCAAACCCCTGAACAATCTTCAGCATACCAACAGCAGCAAGTTCCTGCTTACATTGTCACAGCACCAGACCCAAACTCTTCAACCACTCAAACCTCATGCTGCTCCTTGAATGCTCCCATGGTTTCAATCTCCTGCTGTTCAACTGGGCAACAAAGTGGCGATTCCTCTGGTATGCTACCTAATGGAGGCTGCAGCGTATCGTTCACTT GTGATCATTGCCCTGGAGCAAGCACCACATATCCTACTGGTGCAGCCTTCACGCAGCTACCAACTAAGGTATCTAGTGACGATGATCAAGTTGCTAAGGCTGCTATGATGACTGCTGAAGGTGCCATGAATTTCATGAGAAATACAATATCTGGAAGTGCTGCCTCCTTTCCAA ACATAGGAAATGAAGGTGGAATTGGAAAGGAGAATAACACAACTTTGGGCATGAACCTGAATTTAGACACCACAGGAGCAGACAGTGATCTTGCTGTCGTACTGAATGCATGGTATACAGCAGGGTTTTACACTGGCAG GTACCTCATGCAGCAATCGATGAAAAATCCCCGAGAAAATTGA